The following nucleotide sequence is from Pasteurella multocida.
TTTTTTATCTAAGCCTTGTAATGCACCGTAATGACGCTCATTTAAACGCCAGTTTTTCACTTGTGGGATCCAAAGTTGGTTAGATTCTTCTAACACAATGTTACAGGTTTTGATTGCACGCGTTAAAACAGACGTGAAAGCAATATCAAATTCAAAACCGGCTTCGAGTAATTTTTTGCCTGCTGATTTTGCTTCTTCAATACCGCGTTCTGTTAAGTTGACATCACGCCAACCTGTGAATAGGTTTTTGGCATTCCACTCACTGAAACCGTGGCGAATAAAGACCAATTCCATAAAAAATCTCCTCAATGTTAATAAAAAAACTATGGCAAGTTATAGCAAAAAACAGCCGGCTTTAAAAGGGAAATACTTTGCTTTTCTGATCTGTCGCAAAAATTTAATGAAAAATTAGATTTAGAGCCCTTGCTCAAATAATGTTATATTTAATCAACGTGATTTTAACGGAAGGTTTTGCAATGTGGTTGAGATTGAATAACGTGAAAACTCGAAGAAAACTCACCGCACTTTGTTGCGGCTTATTGTGCATGTCGGTCAATGTGTTTGCTAATGATTTATCTAAAATTCAACAACAAATCAAACAGCAAGAACAAAAAATTGCTGAGCAAAAGAAAGCGCAGCAAAAATTACAATCACATTTAAAAAATCAAGAAACCCAAATTAATCAAGTCATAACACAGCTACGTCAAACGGAAACAGATCTAAAAGAAAGTCGCAAAATGATTAGCGACACAGAAAAGCAAATCCAGCGCTTAGAGAAGCAAGAACGTGAGCAAAAACAAAAATTGGCTGAACAATTAGACTCAGCTTACCGTTCGGCGGCTAATCCTTCCGCACTAGAGCGCATGCTGTCCGAGGAGGCAAAAAATGCCGATCGTCTTAAACAGTACTATGCCCATATGAACCAAGCGCGTTTGGCGTTAATTGATGATCTCAAAGCGACACAAACGCAATTAGCACAAGAAAAAGCCACGATGATTGCTCAACAAAAAGCGCAACAGAGCCAATTATCGCAACAGAAAAAACAGCAGCAAGATCTGCAAAAAGTGCAACAAGAGCGACAGTCCACGTTAAAACAATTAAATCGAAATTTATCGCGTGATGAAACCCGCTTGGAAACCCTACGAGCTAATGAAAATGCCCTACGTCAAGAGATTCAACGCGCAGAACAAGCGGCACGCCAGCAGGAGCAGCGTGAGCGTGAAGCTTACGCACAAAAAAAGCAAGCAGAAGAAAAGAAAACGCAAAAACCGTATCAGCCGACAGCACAAGAAAAGCAATTAATGGCAAGCTCAAGTGGTTTGGGTAAGCCGAATAAGCAATACGCTTACCCTGTTTCAGGCAAATTATTAAATAGTTTTGGTGCAACCCAAATGGGCGAATTGCGCTGGAAGGGAATGGTCATTGGCGCGAATGCGGGTACCGCAGTGAAGAGTATCGCAGATGGACGCGTAATTTTAGCAAACTGGCTACAAGGCTACGGGCTCATGGTGATTATCAAGCATGGTGAAAATGATTTAAGTCTTTATGGCTATAATCAGTCTGTGGTTGTCAAAGAGGGACAATTTGTCAAAGCCGGTCAGAAAATTGCTGAAGTTGGTAGTAGTGGTGGACAATCACAATCCTCCTTGTATTTTGAAATTCGTCGTAAAGGGGTGGCTGTGAATCCAATAGGTTGGTTGAAATGAAAACAATTGGCGTCAAAAGGGTGAAAAGTGCGCTACTTTTTGGGGGCTTTTGGATCAGCATGGCGTTGGCACAGCCTGCCAAGTTAGCCATTGTGATCGATGATATTGGGTATCACCAGAAAGAAGACGCACAAATTTATGCGCTACCAAAAGAAATTTCGGTGGCAATTATCCCGTCTGCTCCACATGCTCGCCAACGTAATGAACAAGCCTATCAACAAGGTCGTGATATTTTAATCCATATGCCCATGCAACCGTTAAGTCATCAGCGCATTGAAGCGGGAGGATTACATGTTGGCATGCGCCAAGAGGACGTACAACAACGTGTGCAAACTGCCAAGGCGATTGTGTCTCATGCCATTGGCATGAATAATCACATGGGCAGTGCCGCGACTGCTGACGCGGAGTTAATGCGTAAATTAATGCAAGAACTGAAAGTGCAAGATTTGTTCTTTCTTGATAGCCGTACCATTGGACGCAGTGTGGCAGGCAAAATAGCCAAAGAGTACGGGGTACAAAGCCTCGATCGCCACATTTTTTTGGATGACAAAGACACTTATGCGGATGTTGAACGTCAATTTCAACGTGCAGTGCATTATGCACAAAAGCACGGTACGGCAATCGCGATTGGTCATCCACGTAAAAATACAGTAGCCGTGTTACAAGCCGGATTAAAACATTTACCCGATAATGTACAGTTAGTCGGCATGGGGCGTTTGTGGCGTAGTGAAACAGGGACGGCGCCGAAACCGCTTATTTCTCTCTTTAATACAATGCCAGCACCAACATCGAGCATGCCTTATCAGGCTGTCCCAATGTTGAGAGGCATACCTCAATAATTTCTTATTCAGGAGACTGCATGAAACAAAAGTATCTTTTCATTGCCTCAATGGCATTAGCGGGTTGCGGGAGTATGTCAGAAAGCAACAAGTATTGGATCCAATATAAAGATATTGATCAGTCTGTCAAAGAAGTGAGTTTTTGGTCAAGAGAGCAGTTTCATTCTCCCTCTGATGTTAAGGGGACGGTTTATCAACGTGATAATTTGACTCATCTGGCGACATCAACGCCATTAGGCGAGATTTACCACATTTATGATGTGAATCATATACCCATGAATGTGATTTTCCTCGATACGAAAACGCAGCGTTCATTGAATCCGCAGAATGCACAAGACATGGCTCAATTAAGTAAAGCAACTCAGTTTGATTTCTATGAGTTTGGCAAAGGACGTATTGCACACGCGGTATTTAGTGCTAAAACAGGACTTTGCCAGGATTTCAAATCAAAACGCGGTGTCGCATTAAAAATGGCGACAAATTACTATACCGATGACAGCTATAAAGGCTATTACGTCAGCGTTATTCATGCCATTATCCGACACAATGGGCAACATACCGATTTCGCTTATACACCGGCGTTTTCGATTGCCGACACGAAAGCGCTTGCTATGACCCAAGCTTTAGAGAAACAAGATGGAGAGAGAGTGGCACAGATGAATTTAAAAGAAAAAGTCACGTTATTGACGAATATTGTGTGCCAATAGCGTTTTCAAAACAAGTGCGGTGCTTTTTAACGCTGTTTTGTCACCGCACGAGCATTGAATTCCCCTTTAAAATTAAAGCTTTTTCTATACTCAGGGGCGTGTGCAATTAATATTGATAACTGAGCGTAAACACATAAGTGCGACCACGCGCAAAGTTATTTAACACATTAATTGTTTTATCTGACAGATCAATATTAAATACCGATTGGCTTGCCGAGTCATTATTAGCATCTAATGGGTTGATATATCGCTTATCAAACACATTTTGCACTTCTGCTTTTAGCACCAAGTTTTTAATTGGTTCATAGCTAATCTGGAGATCAAAAATGATAGGTTGTTTTGGAATGTCCTGTGTTACCCTAATTTGTTCTTTGACTGTATCCTTCTCATCACCTGATTTTATTGCCAAAGGTTGTTTTAATACTCGCTTACTTTTTCCGTAGTACTTAGCAGTCGTACTAATATCGAGTTTGCCATCGAAAAAGCGAGTCCCTATTTCTAATGAACCATAAGATTCCGGTAACACTGAGATTTTACTTGCGCCAAAACCTTGAAGTAATCTGTTTGTATTACTTGCACCACCAGTTCTTGCACTCCCATCAGTAAAGGAGACGGGTTGGTTATTTTTTTGTTTTGCATACGTGAGATTGAAATAGATATTACCCATATCATAACTTATCTCTGTTTCAATCCCAGTCATTTTTACGCGTTGTGAGTAGTTCTTATGTAAAATATTTGTATCATTAAGATAGATTAATTTACCCGCAACTAACGGTTGACGATTATCTGAGTTATAAATGAAATCTTTAATATGAGTATTATAATATACCACCTTGTAGCCTAATTTATCCCTTTCGCTAAAAAGCCTATCTCGATAACCATTAATACCGAATTGTATTGTTTTGGCTGTTTCTGGTTTCAAATTGGTATTGACGCCATAATCCCCAACACTAGAAAAAAAGACCTCTCGAATGTTGGGGGCACGATGGCTTTTAGCATAACTAATGAAAGGGGTAAATAAATCGTGAAGATGGGTAGATAATGTCACGGAATAATTATACATTTTACCTGCCGAACTATCAGGTAAGGTGAAATTCACTTCACGGCATTGCTCATGACCATCTTCCTCCTCTTTGCAGTTATGTTGTTTGAGATCATCTCGTTTTGACGTAAGCTGAAGGAGTTGTTGCTGTATCTTGGTATCTTTAAAGCGCCCTTTTATCAATTTACGAGTCAATGCATTAATTTCATTATCCATATTAGAGAGATAATGTGGTAAATATTTTAAACGCTCCCCTTTCAAAGTATAGCGACTTAGATTGATGTTATAATCAAGGTTAAACATCTTCCAGCTAAGATGGTTGTCAACATAAAACGTGATGATATTGTGCTTCCCATTAGGCTGAAAAGTGGCTTTTCCTAAACTTTTTCTAATACAACCTAAACCCAAACAGTCAAAGTCATAAGTTCGTTCGCCTTCTTCAAGGTTAATATTCAGTTCTTCAGAGGGATCGCGATTTTTAAAATAACGACTTTTTAAAATATGAAAACCCACGCGAGTTTTTAATGTTGCCTCAAAAGGTAAATCAAAATGGAACATGTTATTCACATCGAACGTGTCGGCTTTATTGCTTGCAATTAATGGTGTTAACAACGTTTTACCAATAATCATGGTGCCTTCTGGATATTTCTGTGATGACACATTACGAGCAAGTAATAAGTTGAAATCAAGCCATGAGATATCAGGGAGTGCCAAATGATAATTAAATTGGTAGTTATTATTTCGAATCGAACGTCCTCCGACACGTGTTTGGTATTGTCGATAGGAAAGGGTACCTTGTTGATAACGATCACCATACTCTAATTTAGCAAGATGACTAATTGGGCGCTGACGTACATGGGTGGCATCAAATGGTGAGGTATCAGTTTGTTCTCTATCGTTTTCATCTAAACCTGTTAAATCAATGGAACTTTCCGTCACTTTTCTGCCGCCACCGATACGATAATCTTGTGAAAGATGGCGTTCACTAAACCCATATAGTAAGCCTAACCAACGCTCATTTTCAAAATTTTGTTTAAAGGCGACAGCACCTAGTACTTGCGGTTCTGTGGCATTACTCCCCCATAAATATTTACCCATAAATCCCAGTTGTCGACTTTCTGCAACTAAATCTTTCACTCCAATAGTTTTAAAGTGGGCAGAACCTAACAGTGTATTTGCGCCATGGCTTCCTTCAAAAGAACCTCGATCAATTTCGACACGGCTTAAAAAACCAGGATCAATCAAACTACCAAATTGAGAGGTGCTACTATTGCGGCTCCCACTATCAGTAGAGCTTGCATAAAAAGTTTGGCTGACACCATCGATCATAGTGTTGACACGACCAAAACCTGTTCCGCCTCTTACATTGACTGATACGGTACCTGACGATTTATCAATTTGAGTGAACGAGCCTGGCACAGAACGTAATACCGAATCTAAACTCTGTGTTGCAGTTTGAAATTGTGTTCGAGTACTGCTAGCCGATTGTTTTAAGAACACTTTATCTTTTTCTTTAAACGCTTCTGTTTCTACCGAAATCACATCTAATTCTGTACTTTCTGCATAAGAATATAAAGGTAAGATTAAGGGTAAAATATAACCCAATATTTTCTTTGATTTGTTCATATATTTAATTCCTTTTAAATTTCAAATCATTTAAAAAATTTGAGAGTGACAGAATAGTAATATAGTTGATAATGATTATCAAACTTATTTTTGTGGTTTTTTATTTTAATAAATTAATTTTTTATGGATGATAAAATTGATGAGGAAATATCTTGTTTCAGGTTTTTATATATAAGTTTTCAATAAATAAAGGTAATTGATAAGGATGGTTATTAAATGAAATCGTCAGATATAAGATGAGTTTATTTTAATTTCCTTAACATGAAAGGATGATTTATTCTTATTTAGAATAATGAGTGATATTTAATTGTTAGTATAATTTGTTTGTCTAATAAAATAGTGCTTCATTACCAACCAAATTTTAGGTTAATAATGTATTTATTTAGCCAAATATCATTCCTTTGCTTAAATAAATTATTTTTTACAACAATATAATCTAAATTATTCATGCTATCGACGACAAGTACAGCTCATTTTAAGAAAATTGTACTTATACCATGGATTATATTGCAGATAACTTCTGTAACAACCTATCCATCGCCCGATAACCCAGTGCTTCGGCGAGGTGGCATTGTTGAATTTGGCATTCATTATTTAAGTCTGCAATGGTGCGTGCTACTTTTAAAATACGATGATAGGCGCGTACGGATAACCCCAATTTAGCTAAGGCATTTTCTAAAAATAACGCATCTTGATCACTGATCTTACAGTCTCGCTCAATTTCTTTACTGGTCAAATAAGCATTAATTTTCCCCGCACGCGCCAGTTGTATGTCGCGTACTTTTAATACTTTTTCTCTCACTTGTGCGCTACTTTCGCCCCGATCTGTTTGCTGTTGTAACGCGCCTTTGGGTAGTAAAGGGACTTCGATTGACAAATCAAAGCGATCTAAAAACGGACCGGATAAGCGATTGAGATAACGCAAGATTTGTTGTGGTGAGGTGCGATTGTGAGTACCTTGATAATGTCCCGTTGGGCTAGGATTCATGGCGGCAATTAATTGAAAACGAGCGGGGAATTGAATTTTTGCATTGGCACGCGAAATGATAATTTCACCACTTTCCAAAGGTTGACGTAAGGCATCTAATACTTTACGTTCAAATTCTGGTAACTCATCGAGAAATAACACCCCATTGTGTGCGAGCGAAATTTCACCGGGTTTGGGTATGGTGCCGCCCCCTACTAAAGCTGGTGTTGAAGCGCTGTGATGAGGGGCACGAAATGGGCGTTGTTTCCAATTATGAAAATTCAATTCATGATGAATAAGGCTTGTCACTGCGGCGGTTTCAATGGTTTCTTGATCGTTCATTTCTGGTAACAAGGTAGTTAATCGGCTGGCGAGCATGGTCTTTCCTGTACCGGGCGGCCCCAAAAAAAGCAGATTATGTTGTCCTGCGGCAGCAATGGTTAAAGCGCGTTTAGCATGGGATTGTCCGATAATATCGGTTAAATCTTTTTGTGTTGTTGCTAAAAGGGCTGGATCATGTTGTGTAGGCAGGTCTGAGGCTAAAGGTAACGTGGAATGATCATTGAGGAAATTGACGACTTCTAATAAATGTTGCGCAAAATAGGTGTCTTGCTGGGAAACTAACGAGGCTTCATTGGCATTTTGACTGGCGATAATCAATTTCCGCTTGGCTTTTTGTGCAGCAAGGATCGCGGGGATGACGCCATGTACTGCACGTAAATCACCGGTTAGCGCTAACTCACCCACAAATTCAAATTGTTGTAACTTTTGTGGATCAATTTGACCAGAAGCGGCGAGCATACCAATGGCGATCGGTAAATCAAAACGTCCGCCTTCTTTGGGTAAATCGGCGGGGGCGAGATTGACCGTGATCCGTTTAGCGGGGTATTTAAATTGAGCATTGAGCAAGGCGCTGCGTACGCGATCTTGTGCTTCTTTGACGGTTTTTTCGGGTAAGCCGACTAAGTTGAATTGCGGTTTACCATTACTGAAATGCACCTCAATGGTGACTAAAGGGGCTTGTACGCCCATTGAGGCGCGACTATAAACAATTGCAAGTGACATCGTTCATTCCACTGATAAAAAAGAAAACCGCTGGATAATAAAAAAGTGCGTTTCCTTTGGCAGGAAGAACGCACTTTTTTACGATCTAGATCGCAGAAACGATGTTTCTATTCACTCAAAACAGGGGCAAACCAACTGTCTAATTTGGCAGCAAGACGATCAATGCCCGTTTTATTTAAAGCAGAAAAGGCTTCAACTTGGACATCACCTTGGAAAGGGAGAATGGCTTCACGTACCATTTTTACTTGTTTACTTCTTGCACTTTGGCTCAGTTTATCTGCTTTGGTGAGTAAAAGAAGAACTGGCAGCTCAGAGGCGACCGTCCATTCTATCATTTGTTGGTCTAAGTCTTTCAACGGATGACGAATATCCATTAAGATCACCACGCCAGCTAAACATTGACGTTTTTGTAGGTACTCACCGAGGGCTTTTTGCCATTGAATTTTCATTTGTTCAGGTACCGCGGCGTAGCCATAACCGGGTAAATCCACTAAACGACATTGGGGTTCAACTTCGAATAAGTTGATTAACTGGGTGCGACCGGGGGTTTTTGAAGTACGTGCTAAACTTTTTTGGTTGGTTAAGGCATTAAGTGCGGTGGATTTTCCCGCATTTGAACGTCCCGCAAAAGCAATTTCAATGCCACTGTCTTCTGGCAAGGCACGAATATCCGGTGCACTGGTGAGAAAATGGGTTTTATGATAATTCAGTTTTATATCAGACATAGAGGCTCCTTTAAGTGTCTTAGAATACCTTATAAGCACACATAAAAAAATGAAAAAATGCCGAATTTATGCGAAAATAAGCGCTCTTTATTTCTAATTAGCTGAATTATATGACAGATAACTTTTATCAATGGCCTGATCCCATGCGTTTATATCCTGATCAGGGCAAAAAATCCTATCGTTTGAAACGTTTTCGTTTCCATTTACGTTCGTTATTGCATCAGGGCAATATTAAGCGTTTTGAACAGTTTATTAATCAGCATCCTACCTTAGCGGGGCTATTAAACAGCCGTCCTAGCTTTAGTTATCCGTTGGCACACCGTTTTTTAGACAAGCGTTTTAGCACCAAACAACGTTTTGCAGCAATTTGTGAGAATTTACGTTTTTTACCTGAAAAATTCACCGCACTTGGTCTGCCTCAGCTATGGGAAAAGGAAATGTGCTTTGGTGAGGTGATTGAGGATTTCGAGCTTTATCTGTGTCTAAATTATCATCAGGCAATGGAAGGGTATTGGGCATTAGAACTGCGTTATAAACCGACGGGGCAATTAATTTATTTATTAACCTTTGGTAAAGTTGAACAATCATTACTTATTGCCGTGATTCAAGGTCCAAACTTTGAGGGTTCAAAAGAGTTAGTGAAAGTGTTAACGAAAAAATGTCATGGTTTACGTCCAGCCTATTTGATGGTGGAGGCGATGAAAGCACTCACGAATGCTTTGGGGTATGACAAATTATTAGGCATTCCGCACAAGTATCAAAATAAATCTCGCTTGGTCCAAAGTAAGCGCTATGTGGTGGATTATGATGCGATTTTTGCGGAATCGGCTGGCGAACTAAAAGATTATTGGGAATTGCCAGTGCAATTTGCGATGAAAGATATGGACAGTATTCCAAGTAACAAACGCTCTATGTATCGTAAGCGCTATGCGATGCTTGAACAGCTACAAGCCAATATGAAGCAAACATTGCAACATTAAAGCCAAGAGAAAAGGTCGCTTAATCAAATAAGCGACCTTTCTGTTAGAAAGTGCGGTGGTTTTTTCGTATTTTTTAACGTGGGAGATTTACCGCACCGCCGTAACCTAGTTGTCGCCATGCTTCATAGACGGCGACCGCAACGGAATTAGAGAGGTTCATGCTACGACTATTTTCCGTCATCGGAATTCGAATTTTTTGTGCCATGGGCAAGCTGTCTAAAATGGACATTGGAATTCCTCGGCTTTCTGGACCAAACATCAAATAATCCCCTAACTCAAATTGCACTTGGCTGTGTGCCGGTGAACCTTTCGTGGTTAAAGCAAATAAACGTTTTGGTTGTTCAGTGGCTAAAAATGTTTCAAAGGTTTTATGCCGTTTGATTTCGGCAAATTCATGATAATCCAAGCCAGAACGACGTAATTTCTTATCATCCCAAGTAAAACCCAGTGGTTCAATCAAGTGTAAGCGAAAACCCGTATTAGCACATAAACGAATAATATTGCCGGTATTTTGTGGGATTTCGGGTTCGTATAAAACAATATCTAGCATAATTTTTGACAAAAAAAGAAAAAGTGGGCTGATTTTAGCATGATTTCTTTTTGTGTATAAAAAGGTTTCTGTGTTCAGAAGCCTTTTAAATAACTTATTGTTTTTTCTCCATACCTAAAACACCCCAGTACTGCTCAGTACTACCTTGGCCGACAAGATATTTGTTTTTTTCACCATTTGTACTATTGATGAAATGTAAGTCCATTTGGAAACGATGAGGTGATGTGGCTCCTTTTGTTAGTCTTGTTCCCGAATTAGGTAAATATTCTACAGTAGGAAAAATTTCTACTTTACGAGGATTATTATCAAATCCAGTAATCTGAAACAATTTTTCATTCCAATGTTTAGCCAATATTTCACCATCCACTCTACCATTGTTATATGTTAAGAATGCTCTTGCAACAGTAGGTACATTTGGAGTATCTATACTAGAGAACCAAAATTGACCTTCATAAGTCGCATTAAATTTTTGAAGGTTATCAAAATTTTCAGCTTCTTTTTTGAAAGCATAAGTATATTTATTTTCTATTCTGTTCATATCTTGAGTATCACGATAAAAACCATAATAGACATTGTCATCTAGTAAATTAAAAATATAGCTTGGTGCATTTTTATTGTCTTGATTTATGCCTAGATTAAGTTTGATATAACTAATTTCTTTTTTAAGAATCAATTTTTGATCGCTATAATCTGCATCTGGATTTGCGATTAATTCGTATGTAAATACAGCATCTTTATTATAAGAATCTTTTACTGGATTAGTTGATGTTTCTAAAAGTGTTTTGTTTACTTCGGGAATCAGAACTGGCACTTTAACAGGTTCGGCTGGTAAAGTAGCCGTTATTTGCGCTGTCGGCACGGGATTTTGTTTAGGCGCAGTATCAATAGTCGGAGCGAGTGAGGGCGCTTTAATTGGTGTAGTTGGTGAAGTTACCACTGTTTGTATTGTTAGCGCTGGTTTTTCTGCTACTTTTTGTGCTTGTGGTATAGTTACGGTACGTTTTTCCATAGGAGAGTGAGATGGATTGTTATTACCCCCACCACCACTACAAGCGGTAATCAGAAGAGAACAAAAAACAGGGAGAGATTTTTTGATGTCAAAATACTGCATGACAATTCCTTTTAAATAAAATGGTTAAAATGTTTTACTGAAGGTTAAATAAATCCGATTCCGGTCATATTCGGAAAAAGGATTGTTACTGGTGGTTTTTTGATATGCCCAAGTGATTTTAGGCGTGATCCCCAACCAGTGAAGACTACGATGCCAAATCGTAAAATTGACACCGTATTCGCGATTTTTTTGCACAACTTTAAAGAAACTCGGCGCGAAAATCATATTCTTTTCTGCTGAAGGTGCTCGATAAGTACGCGTGGCATAGCTTGTTTGTAAACGCGTTGAAATGCCTTTCGGCCATTCTTGCCCCCAACCTAGACGTATTCCTTGACGTTCAAAAGCATAGGCTTTTAGCCGGGTATTTTTTTGATAATAATCGAATCCAACAAACCAAAATTGTTGGCTATTTGGCATATATATCAGAGTATTGCTAATGGAATAGCTATTTCCATTTGAGCTTTGCCGTTGAGGTTGGATATAACGTTGTTCGGTATATTCCAGAACCGTGGAGATTTTCCAATTGGGTGTCAACCAATAATCCACGTCAAGGTTGATACCTGAGCTTTTAGAATAACGGTGTAATGTACGTGCATCCTTTGTTGCATTTTCACCGCCCACATACCAAAATTGTTCCACGAAAGGTATAAGTTTCACTTCTGTTTTGGCATTACGGTAACCACCACCTAGATTGAGGCGAGTCGAAAACTCATCATACTTATGATTATCCCAATAATATTTTCCATTGATATCGGCACTAAATTCTGTGAAAAAGCCGTGGGCTAATGACCAATTTTTACTTAAATTAATAAAATAACTTAAACCATGTGCTTTTTCTGGTTGGCTTGAAGGGGTGAAGCCTTCCGCTTTGGTGCCTTTAGGCGGTGCATTATTGACATTGTTCTCATGCAAATAATTTACTCCGCCATACACATTCCAGCTATCGCGTTGGTTAATCGCATCAATATAGCTATCAATGAGGGTCAGTAAAGGCGCGGGTAAGTTTTCTGAACGCAGTTGGTTAAATTGTGCTTTCGCGGCTTCAT
It contains:
- the trmL gene encoding tRNA (uridine(34)/cytosine(34)/5-carboxymethylaminomethyluridine(34)-2'-O)-methyltransferase TrmL, whose product is MLDIVLYEPEIPQNTGNIIRLCANTGFRLHLIEPLGFTWDDKKLRRSGLDYHEFAEIKRHKTFETFLATEQPKRLFALTTKGSPAHSQVQFELGDYLMFGPESRGIPMSILDSLPMAQKIRIPMTENSRSMNLSNSVAVAVYEAWRQLGYGGAVNLPR
- the yihA gene encoding ribosome biogenesis GTP-binding protein YihA/YsxC — translated: MSDIKLNYHKTHFLTSAPDIRALPEDSGIEIAFAGRSNAGKSTALNALTNQKSLARTSKTPGRTQLINLFEVEPQCRLVDLPGYGYAAVPEQMKIQWQKALGEYLQKRQCLAGVVILMDIRHPLKDLDQQMIEWTVASELPVLLLLTKADKLSQSARSKQVKMVREAILPFQGDVQVEAFSALNKTGIDRLAAKLDSWFAPVLSE
- a CDS encoding YifB family Mg chelatase-like AAA ATPase, with the translated sequence MSLAIVYSRASMGVQAPLVTIEVHFSNGKPQFNLVGLPEKTVKEAQDRVRSALLNAQFKYPAKRITVNLAPADLPKEGGRFDLPIAIGMLAASGQIDPQKLQQFEFVGELALTGDLRAVHGVIPAILAAQKAKRKLIIASQNANEASLVSQQDTYFAQHLLEVVNFLNDHSTLPLASDLPTQHDPALLATTQKDLTDIIGQSHAKRALTIAAAGQHNLLFLGPPGTGKTMLASRLTTLLPEMNDQETIETAAVTSLIHHELNFHNWKQRPFRAPHHSASTPALVGGGTIPKPGEISLAHNGVLFLDELPEFERKVLDALRQPLESGEIIISRANAKIQFPARFQLIAAMNPSPTGHYQGTHNRTSPQQILRYLNRLSGPFLDRFDLSIEVPLLPKGALQQQTDRGESSAQVREKVLKVRDIQLARAGKINAYLTSKEIERDCKISDQDALFLENALAKLGLSVRAYHRILKVARTIADLNNECQIQQCHLAEALGYRAMDRLLQKLSAI
- a CDS encoding divergent polysaccharide deacetylase family protein produces the protein MKTIGVKRVKSALLFGGFWISMALAQPAKLAIVIDDIGYHQKEDAQIYALPKEISVAIIPSAPHARQRNEQAYQQGRDILIHMPMQPLSHQRIEAGGLHVGMRQEDVQQRVQTAKAIVSHAIGMNNHMGSAATADAELMRKLMQELKVQDLFFLDSRTIGRSVAGKIAKEYGVQSLDRHIFLDDKDTYADVERQFQRAVHYAQKHGTAIAIGHPRKNTVAVLQAGLKHLPDNVQLVGMGRLWRSETGTAPKPLISLFNTMPAPTSSMPYQAVPMLRGIPQ
- a CDS encoding TonB-dependent receptor domain-containing protein: MNKSKKILGYILPLILPLYSYAESTELDVISVETEAFKEKDKVFLKQSASSTRTQFQTATQSLDSVLRSVPGSFTQIDKSSGTVSVNVRGGTGFGRVNTMIDGVSQTFYASSTDSGSRNSSTSQFGSLIDPGFLSRVEIDRGSFEGSHGANTLLGSAHFKTIGVKDLVAESRQLGFMGKYLWGSNATEPQVLGAVAFKQNFENERWLGLLYGFSERHLSQDYRIGGGRKVTESSIDLTGLDENDREQTDTSPFDATHVRQRPISHLAKLEYGDRYQQGTLSYRQYQTRVGGRSIRNNNYQFNYHLALPDISWLDFNLLLARNVSSQKYPEGTMIIGKTLLTPLIASNKADTFDVNNMFHFDLPFEATLKTRVGFHILKSRYFKNRDPSEELNINLEEGERTYDFDCLGLGCIRKSLGKATFQPNGKHNIITFYVDNHLSWKMFNLDYNINLSRYTLKGERLKYLPHYLSNMDNEINALTRKLIKGRFKDTKIQQQLLQLTSKRDDLKQHNCKEEEDGHEQCREVNFTLPDSSAGKMYNYSVTLSTHLHDLFTPFISYAKSHRAPNIREVFFSSVGDYGVNTNLKPETAKTIQFGINGYRDRLFSERDKLGYKVVYYNTHIKDFIYNSDNRQPLVAGKLIYLNDTNILHKNYSQRVKMTGIETEISYDMGNIYFNLTYAKQKNNQPVSFTDGSARTGGASNTNRLLQGFGASKISVLPESYGSLEIGTRFFDGKLDISTTAKYYGKSKRVLKQPLAIKSGDEKDTVKEQIRVTQDIPKQPIIFDLQISYEPIKNLVLKAEVQNVFDKRYINPLDANNDSASQSVFNIDLSDKTINVLNNFARGRTYVFTLSYQY
- the envC gene encoding murein hydrolase activator EnvC produces the protein MWLRLNNVKTRRKLTALCCGLLCMSVNVFANDLSKIQQQIKQQEQKIAEQKKAQQKLQSHLKNQETQINQVITQLRQTETDLKESRKMISDTEKQIQRLEKQEREQKQKLAEQLDSAYRSAANPSALERMLSEEAKNADRLKQYYAHMNQARLALIDDLKATQTQLAQEKATMIAQQKAQQSQLSQQKKQQQDLQKVQQERQSTLKQLNRNLSRDETRLETLRANENALRQEIQRAEQAARQQEQREREAYAQKKQAEEKKTQKPYQPTAQEKQLMASSSGLGKPNKQYAYPVSGKLLNSFGATQMGELRWKGMVIGANAGTAVKSIADGRVILANWLQGYGLMVIIKHGENDLSLYGYNQSVVVKEGQFVKAGQKIAEVGSSGGQSQSSLYFEIRRKGVAVNPIGWLK
- a CDS encoding VirK/YbjX family protein; the protein is MTDNFYQWPDPMRLYPDQGKKSYRLKRFRFHLRSLLHQGNIKRFEQFINQHPTLAGLLNSRPSFSYPLAHRFLDKRFSTKQRFAAICENLRFLPEKFTALGLPQLWEKEMCFGEVIEDFELYLCLNYHQAMEGYWALELRYKPTGQLIYLLTFGKVEQSLLIAVIQGPNFEGSKELVKVLTKKCHGLRPAYLMVEAMKALTNALGYDKLLGIPHKYQNKSRLVQSKRYVVDYDAIFAESAGELKDYWELPVQFAMKDMDSIPSNKRSMYRKRYAMLEQLQANMKQTLQH